A section of the Humulus lupulus chromosome 2, drHumLupu1.1, whole genome shotgun sequence genome encodes:
- the LOC133819648 gene encoding uncharacterized protein LOC133819648 — protein MDTHGKDSNGCKDSPSVDSKAEKLLNGGDEDSDCNSLLPPRRGGMSRKSDKVRRKVQWNDRNGDKLAEVVEFEPSDVSDSEDEESDSCMCIIM, from the exons atggatACGCATGGTAAGGATTCTAATGGCTGCAAAGATAGCCCTTCAGTAGATTCTAAGGCTGAGAAACTCCTTAATGGAGGAGATGAGGACAGTGATTGTAACTCTTTGTTGCCTCCCCGGAGAGGTGGGATGTCTAGAAAATCAGATAAAGTACGACGAAAAGTTCAGTGGAACGACAGGAATGGGGATAAGCTCGCTGAGGTGGTGGAATTTGAACCAAG CGATGTGAGTGATTCTGAGGACGAGGAATCAGATTCTTGCATGTGCATTATAATGTAG
- the LOC133819649 gene encoding actin-related protein 2/3 complex subunit 2B → MACFERGSPALKEILLKLYRAQKPMEIDHHLYEFGSVEYHVQCPASDPQLTYLSISTPLLSQGVLQSYGLSHYTIQMIEGICSDVVEIVEPAKQGYQLTLRLDFSKIPKKKDSEKIIAKISAVQAVIISSQLKEMLQNVNSQDTNQGMNKPIKLVYHPREPFFVIKQPQKIIAIFPMRFKEDSDVIIATAFFQELMDVGSSEKWAKAPPCSWSPIPPPELRGETFDDLSTNGGFVSFDICSRHVEKKRLDKTVWSLLNFYAYVKYHVKSTRGFIQRRMRKRLERLVQVLHTPSSGEIETKTNKVKAERRFMTKLVKLTKSNVIKRKCGDLSKKIKRIRFRIKILGFGRFRQQWLKMPSFSSSKGYTKLE, encoded by the exons ATGGCATGCTTTGAGAGAGGATCTCCAGCTCTAAAGGAAATCCTGCTCAAACTATACCG TGCTCAAAAGCCCATGGAGATTGATCATCACTTGTATGAATTTGGGTCAGTGGAATACCATGTACAG TGTCCAGCATCAGATCCACAGCTTACTTACTTGTCAATATCAACGCCACTACTGTCCCAAGGAGTGTTGCAATCATATGGGCTTTCACATTATACCATACAGATGATAGAGGGAATCTGTTCTGATGTTGTGGAGATTGTTGAACCTGCAAAACAAGGATACCAACTTACTCTAAGACTGGACTTTTCGAAAATTCCAAAGAAAAAAG ATTCTGAAAAGATAATTGCAAAGATTTCTGCTGTGCAAGCAGTAATAATAAGTTCCCAGCTGAAGGAGATGTTGCAGAATGTCAACTCCCAGGATACAAATCAAGGAATGAACAAACCCATCAAACTAGTATATCACCCTAGAGAACCTTTCTTTGTTATTAAACAG CCCCAGAAAATCATAGCAATATTCCCAATGCGATTCAAAGAAGATTCAGATGTGATTATTGCAACAGCATTCTTTCAG GAACTCATGGATGTAGGTAGTTCTGAAAAATGGGCAAAAGCACCTCCTTGCAGCTGGTCACCAATTCCTCCTCCAGAATTGAGAGGAGAAACTTTTGATGATTTGAGCACCAATGGAGGATTTGTTTCTTTTG ATATATGTTCACGTCATGTGGAGAAAAAACGACTAGACAAAACAGTTTGGAGTTTATTGAACTTCTATGCCTATGTTAAATATCATGTAAAG AGCACCAGAGGTTTCATTCAAAGAAGAATGAGAAAACGATTGGAAAGACTAGTTCAG GTCCTGCACACGCCGAGCTCAGGAGAAATAGAAACAAAAACCAACAAGGTTAAAG CAGAACGTAGGTTCATGACAAAGCTGGTCAAATTAACTAAATCTAATGTCATCAAACGAAAATGTGGAGATCTTAGCAAGAAGATCAAGAGAATCCGTTTCCGAATTAAAATCCTTGGATTTGGGCGTTTTCGTCAACAATGGTTGAAAATGCCAAGCTTTTCTTCTTCAAAAGGATATACCAAATTGGAATAA
- the LOC133819650 gene encoding uncharacterized protein LOC133819650, with product MASLATHLSAFIFLLPTGLRRLVCSSSLYLKSPALFKSKTWFFSEPRWKNLDFYILIIALPLSSFSETFIFLTFSGHPTYRFAFLQQSMVVFLFWVLLLLIILRENVDPLYINEGFAFVFAGLTFLAEYFVMGKGITGFSSTAYDLLGTLTLVSAGCSFYLSVRPSAFFAEFLLSSGLIFKGTWILQSGLSLYTDTFGFKGCQKVMVSPGKEDAEMGCDLEEDGFRAVALMRLLFIGHAILVLLLSFGLFGLLSKNQKLRFGEGGGPLLSQLDSENMLIRTSAELEIE from the coding sequence ATGGCATCACTAGCGACCCACCTATCAGCATTTATCTTCCTCTTACCCACCGGTCTCCGTCGTCTCGTTTGCTCATCATCACTCTACCTCAAAAGCCCAGCTCTATTCAAATCCAAAACATGGTTTTTCTCAGAACCCAGATGGAAAAACCTGGACTTTTACATTCTCATCATAGCTCTTCCATTATCCTCCTTCTCGGAGACTTTTATCTTCTTGACTTTTTCAGGGCACCCAACTTACAGATTTGCCTTTCTGCAGCAATCTATGGTGGTTTTCCTCTTCTGGGTACTCCTCCTTTTGATCATCCTCAGAGAAAACGTTGACCCTTTATATATCAACGAAGGTTTCGCCTTTGTCTTCGCTGGTTTGACTTTTCTTGCTGAGTATTTTGTGATGGGAAAAGGAATAACGGGTTTTAGTAGCACGGCGTATGATTTATTAGGTACATTGACCCTTGTCTCTGCCGGTTGCTCATTCTATTTATCAGTTAGGCCCTCGGCGTTTTTTGCCGAGTTTTTGCTATCTTCGGGGTTAATTTTCAAAGGGACTTGGATTTTGCAATCTGGGTTGTCTTTGTATACCGATACATTTGGGTTCAAAGGGTGTCAGAAAGTAATGGTGTCGCCGGGTAAAGAGGATGCTGAAATGGGGTGTGATCTAGAGGAGGATGGTTTCAGGGCTGTGGCTTTGATGAGATTGTTGTTCATCGGGCATGCGATTTTGGTTTTGCTTTTGAGTTTCGGATTGTTTGGATTGTTGTCAAAGAACCAGAAACTGAGGTTTGGTGAGGGTGGTGGTCCTTTGCTTTCCCAGCTTGATTCAGAGAACATGCTGATACGGACTAGCGCGGAGCTTGAGATAGAGTGA